The proteins below are encoded in one region of Kogia breviceps isolate mKogBre1 chromosome 8, mKogBre1 haplotype 1, whole genome shotgun sequence:
- the RAB14 gene encoding ras-related protein Rab-14, with protein sequence MATAPYNYSYIFKYIIIGDMGVGKSCLLHQFTEKKFMADCPHTIGVEFGTRIIEVSGQKIKLQIWDTAGQERFRAVTRSYYRGAAGALMVYDITRRSTYNHLSSWLTDARNLTNPNTVIILIGNKADLEAQRDVTYEEAKQFAEENGLLFLEASAKTGENVEDAFLEAAKKIYQNIQDGSLDLNAAESGVQHKPSAPQGGRLTSEPQPQREGCGC encoded by the exons ATGGCAACTGCACCATACAACTACTCTTacatctttaaatatattattattg GGGACATGGGAGTAGGAAAATCTTGCTTACTTCatcaatttacagaaaaaaagt TTATGGCTGACTGTCCTCATACaattggtgttgaatttggtACAAGAATAATTGAAGTTAGTGGCCAAAAAATCAAACTGCAGATTTGGGATACAGCAGGACAGGAGAGGTTTAGGGCTGTCACACGAAGCTACTACAGAGGAGCTGCGGGAGCACTTATGGTGTATGATATCACTAG AAGAAGTACATATAATCACTTAAGCAGCTGGTTGACAGATGCAAGGAATCTCACCAATCCAAATACT GTAATAATTCTCATAGGAAATAAAGCAGAtttggaggcacagagagatgttACATATGAAGAAGCCAAACAGTTTGCTGAAGAAAATG gcttATTGTTCCTTGAAGCAAGTGCAAAAAC GGGAGAGAACGTAGAAGATGCTTTCCTTGAGGCTGCCAAGAAAATCTATCAGAACATTCAGGATGGAAGCTTGGATCTGAATGCTGCCGAGTCTGGCGTACAACACAAACCTTCAGCCCCACAGGGAGGCCGGCTAACCAGTGAACCCCAACCCCAGAGAGAAGGCTGTGGCTGCTAG